GGAAATTTTCAGGATTTTTCTTGTTAGGAAATTATAAGGACACTCCTGTACTTGATGTAACTATACACAGTTCAGTTGAAGATGTAGTGGGATTATCTCAGAAATTAATTGATTTTACAAAGGAAAATGGAGTAGATGCAAAAGTAGCGCTGCGTATAGGTATGGCAGTTGAGGAAATGGCAGTTAACACAATAAAATTCAACAATAATGAAATAGAATGCATTGATATTCTATCAAAAATAGAAGAGGATGAGATAACAATTGCTTTTAAAGACCCTGGAAAAGAATTTAACCCTTCAACTTATACATGCGAAGAAAAAGACTCATTTGAAAATATTGAGGTGCTGCAAAAGATTGCAGATGATATAAGTTATGCAAGACTTATAGGTTTAAACAGTACAGTTATTACAATAAAGAGGTAAGATTGATTAACTAAATTACAGGTGGAATAAATCATGGACATAGATAAAATATTAGAAGAAGATAAGTTGACAATTAAATTAAACGGCAGGTTAGACACCAACACAGCACCCGAATTAGAGGAAGAATTAAAAAAAGATCTTCCAAATGTGACAGATCTGGTCTTAGATTTTGAAGACTTAAAATATATCTCAAGTGCAGGGCTTCGTGTGGTCCTTTCAACGCAGAAAATAATGAATAAACAGGGAAATATGGCAATTGAAAACGTAAACGATTTAATTATGGAAATATTTGAAGCTACTGGATTTTCAAGCATTTTAACCATTAATGAATGAATTAAATAAGCTGGAAGTTTATATAATATTGTATTTGGTGTAATTACAAAAAAGATGGGTATTTATGAATAAATTAACAGTACCTGCAAAAATAGAAAACCTGCAGAAAGTGATGGATTTCTTAGGTGACCAGCTGGACTCTGTAGATTATGTTATGAAAGCAAGACTGCAGCTGGAACTTTCAATTGAAGAAGCATATGTGAACATCGTAAAC
This window of the Methanobacterium veterum genome carries:
- a CDS encoding STAS domain-containing protein, with the translated sequence MDIDKILEEDKLTIKLNGRLDTNTAPELEEELKKDLPNVTDLVLDFEDLKYISSAGLRVVLSTQKIMNKQGNMAIENVNDLIMEIFEATGFSSILTINE